A segment of the Bacteroidota bacterium genome:
ATAAATTTGTTTTTCTGTGGTCGAACCTTTGCCTTTTACGAATGCGAGAGTCGAGAAATTTACATTATCGAAGCTTCTCTCGATTTCGAAGCCGTAGTTGTTTACTTCGGTTGCCGTTTCCCAAACGAGGACAACGGAACTTTGCGAAGCATTCGCTGTGAACGAGGTCAACTCAACAGGAACAGGATCAACTCTGCCGCTGAATTTATAGATACCACCAACAGTTGCACTGGTGTTGAAAGCACCTGCCCAGCCGGTTGTGTTATCGAAAAATGAGACCGCAAGGTGCTGAATTCCAAGTGTACCTGTAAAGTCAGTCCATGTGGAGCCGTCATCGAGTGAATAGGAAGCGCCTGTGAATCCTGTTGCACTGCCTGTTGAAACATAAGCATTTAAGGTACCGGGGACATAGCAGAAATCTCCATCAAAGAAATTACCGGTCGGAAGAAGGGGAGTCCATGTAGCACCACCGTCAGTAGTTCTGTAATAAAGAGGTGTAGCTGCAACAACATCAAGGATGATACCGTTCATTGCATCTTTCATCTCTATTTTGAACTGGTTGCCGACTGCAACCGGAGTTGTTGAAACAGTCCAGGTTGCACCTTTATCAGTGGTTTTAAAGATTCTGCTTTTGTTTGTGGTAAACCATGCTGTGTTTCCAACGGCTGAATAATAACCAACGACGCCGTATTCATCTGAAGCAGCAGGAGCAGGTATGTTTCCTGTTGGTACTCTGTTCCAGTTGGTTCCACCATTGGTGGTAGTGTAGATTTCAAAATAACCGCCATTTGGATCGCCCATGGTGAAGCCTTCATTCTCATTAAAGAAATGGAGAACATTGGGGAAACCTGCAGGAGCTGCAAAAGCTGCAGTTGACTGGTGAGTAAAAGTTGCTCCACCATCAGTGGTTTTCAGGATTCTTCCGCCACCCGCCGAAGCGTTGAAAACAGGCATATAGGCAGTAGTTGCACTTGTACCGAAGATCATTGAAGATCCCCAGCCACTTGTGTAACCGGTAACGGTCCGCGGTGTCCATGTGGTACCGCCGTTGGTGGTCATGGTGAATTCTGTTATATATGTTGTTGTTGAAGTGCCGTTGTATGCAGCAGCCCAGACTACATTGTTATTAACGATGGAAATGTAGTTAATACCTCTTGATGCAGTGGTAAAACCGGTATTCTGCAGCGTCCAGGTTCCATCTTCAGCGTGGCCTCTGCCTCTGCCTTCATCTTTTTTGAGATTTTTTATATTGGTAGCTTCAAGATTAATAAAAGCCACGATTAGGAAAAGGGACATAAAAAAAGTTGTTACTTTTTTCATAAAGCACTCCTTTATTTGTGATGATGATTCTCCACCCATGGTCGGAGAGTTATTTGAGTTAACTCCTAAATTTACGACATTTTTTTTTAATAACAAATTAAGATTAAGGTAATCGGGCACTTTAAAATAAAAAAAGGTTACCGGGCGGGTAACCTTAAATTGTGAAAAGAGCCTCTTATCTGAACTGCAGAGGTGTCAGACGCGAGGAGTTGTAAACCTTGAAATTATTTCTTGCAGGCTGAACAATTCTACTGCCTGAAATTGTGAAATCCCTGACTGACAAAGGATAATAAGCCTGATTGTTTGTGTAGTTGCTGTTCACGGGTCTGGTCGTTTGAAATGGAATTTCTGTAAAATTGTCTTCTTCGGCGTAATCATCATCATGCATGTTTGAAACAGGTACATCCCTGTGATTGTCGGACACGGAATATTTTAATAAAGTGGCGGTATTCACAGGATCGAACGGTACCTCCACTTTTCTTGAAGGCATTACTGCTGCCATCACGCCAAATAAAATTGTCAAGGTTCCGATTGCGGCAGCGATTATATAAACATATTCTATCATTAAGGTCTTTCATGAATTTCAAATTTCTATGAAACAAAAGTAATATCAGCTTTTTCGACAAATCAGAGATTTCGATACATACTTAATTTTACCCGATGAACCTGTCTTATAACTCCTTAAATATCGCTAATCGAGTTGCTGATACCTAAATTTAGGCACAATTATTGAGCGTGAATGGTTATTTTTGGCAATATGAAATATCGAAATTTTAAGATTGTGACAACATTTATTCTTGCTGCTGTTTATGGTTTATTGTTCGGTTGGAACAGTTTGTATTATCAATCAAGTAAATCCGGTGAAACCTCGGAATGGTACGGTTTCAAAAAAAGACTTGAGATTCATGATACACTGTCGAAAAGCGGAATTGATGTCCTGCATTACGATATTTCGCTGGATATCGATTATCTGAAAAAAAACATCGAATCCACGGTGGAAATCACCCTTGTGGCAACTGATCAGTCAGTCGGTTTATCACTAGATTTATCAGAGGATATGGAAATAAAGGAACTTGCCGTTGAAGGGAAGAAGGCAGAGTTTTCCAGAGTAGGTGACAAGGTTAGAATAAATTCTGCTAAACTCAAAAAAGATACTCTTATTGTAAAAGTCCGTTACGATGGTAATCCCTCCCTCAGGAAAAATTTCTTTTTTGGCAGGATCAACAATCTTCCGGTAATTTATACCTTGAACGAACCCGAAAATGCCCGCGACTGGTTGATTTGTAATGATATTCCGGGAGACAAGGCAACATTAAATTTTGCAATCACCAATGACTCCGGATTTACATCCGTTTCTTCAGGGAATCTTGATTCTGTTACCAGTAAACCGGGTTCAGCAAAAAAAACATTTTACTGGAGCACGGACTATCCAATTGCGACTTATCTGATATCTTTTTATTCGTCAAAATATGTTGCTGAGTATGGAACATTTGATGGAATATCTGGTAAAAATTTAAATCTTTCAGTCTTTGGATTCCCCTGGCAAAAAGTAAAACTGAAGCGGATACTTGAGGATCATAAAGATTTTATCAAAGTCATGGAAAAGTATTTTGGCGAATACCCTTTCCAAAAGGAAAAGTATTCTGTCGTGGCTTTTCTTTGGCAGATGGGAGCGATGGAATATCAGACAGCATCCGGGTTTGGGAGTGGATTCATAGATAACTATCCATCGAACATGAATATCTTTGTACATGAACTGGGACACCAGTGGTTCGGAAATTCCGTTTCACCCTTGACCTGGAAAGATATTTGGCTGAATGAAGGATTTGCAACCTTCGCTGAATGGCTCTATCTTGAAGAAAGCGGAAAACGCGAGCGACAGGATTATTTGGGTCCAGCCTTGAAAGAGGAAAAGAAGCCTCATTATTTCTCCGGTCCGATTTATGCACCCGAAGAAATTTTCTCATCTGGGGTATACATTAAAGGTGCGTGGGTATTGAGAATGCTCCGGCACGAACTCGGTGACGAACAGTTTTTTAAATTTCTGAAAGAATATTATAACCGTTACAAATTCTCGAATGCTGATACAAAAGGATTGGTTGAAATCGTCAATGAAATTTCGGGCAGGAACTTTAATGATTTTTTTGATCAATGGATCTTTTCAGGTGAGGGAATCGTCTCACTCCAGGCAGGAAAGATGCAGTTTGAGGGAAAAAATGGCAGGTACAAAGTTTCACTGAAGTTAAAACAGGTACAGGAAGAGAAGAAAACTTATAATATGTTGATGGATATTCGATTTTCGGGTGATAAAAAATCTGTCACTAAAACATTCAGGTTAAATGAGAGAGAAATGGTGCTAAGCATTGATCTCGATTTCAAACCGTCAAAATTTGAACTTGACCCTGAAAATTACTCATTGTTCAGGATGGCTGATGATTAAAAAATCTGATCAAATCGACAAAAATTACTCGAAGGTTTACTTTATTTCTGATCTTCATCTTGGTGCAGGTGGAAAAAATCAGAACGGAAAAAGAGAGGATCTACTCGTTGATTTTCTTCGTTTGCCGGAGAGCGGAAGTGCTCTTGTCATAGCAGGGGATTTATTTGATTACTGGTTTGAGTACCGGCAGGTTTATCAAAGAGGATTCTTTCGAACTCTCGCGGCTCTTTATGAATGTAGCCGGAGGGGAGTGGATATACACTATCTGATCGGCAATCATGATTTTTTTCACAGAGATTTTTTCCAAAAAGAGCTTTCTGTGAATTTGATCGAAGATTATTTGATCATGAAATGTCTCGACTCAAAATTATTTATAGCTCACGGTGACGGTTATGTTAAGAATGACGGCGGTTACAGAGTGCTTAAGGCTGTATTAAGAAATAAAGCAGTTCAGTTCTTATACGGGTTGATTCATCCCGACCTCGGCCTGGCAATTGCCCGTGGTACGAGCAAGGGGAGCAGGCACTACACCGGTGGAAAAGACTACGGGAAAGTGGATGGACTGGTGGCGGTAGC
Coding sequences within it:
- a CDS encoding T9SS type A sorting domain-containing protein is translated as MKKVTTFFMSLFLIVAFINLEATNIKNLKKDEGRGRGHAEDGTWTLQNTGFTTASRGINYISIVNNNVVWAAAYNGTSTTTYITEFTMTTNGGTTWTPRTVTGYTSGWGSSMIFGTSATTAYMPVFNASAGGGRILKTTDGGATFTHQSTAAFAAPAGFPNVLHFFNENEGFTMGDPNGGYFEIYTTTNGGTNWNRVPTGNIPAPAASDEYGVVGYYSAVGNTAWFTTNKSRIFKTTDKGATWTVSTTPVAVGNQFKIEMKDAMNGIILDVVAATPLYYRTTDGGATWTPLLPTGNFFDGDFCYVPGTLNAYVSTGSATGFTGASYSLDDGSTWTDFTGTLGIQHLAVSFFDNTTGWAGAFNTSATVGGIYKFSGRVDPVPVELTSFTANASQSSVVLVWETATEVNNYGFEIERSFDNVNFSTLAFVKGKGSTTEKQIYSFTDQTSLTGKTWYRLRQVDFDGRFEYSEVISVENTIPESFSLNQNFPNPFNPSTRIQFSIPQETQVELSIFDASGKLVENLVSGVKTAGYHEVIWNATNNASGIYFAQIKAGKFVKNIKMTLMK
- a CDS encoding M1 family metallopeptidase, with protein sequence MVIFGNMKYRNFKIVTTFILAAVYGLLFGWNSLYYQSSKSGETSEWYGFKKRLEIHDTLSKSGIDVLHYDISLDIDYLKKNIESTVEITLVATDQSVGLSLDLSEDMEIKELAVEGKKAEFSRVGDKVRINSAKLKKDTLIVKVRYDGNPSLRKNFFFGRINNLPVIYTLNEPENARDWLICNDIPGDKATLNFAITNDSGFTSVSSGNLDSVTSKPGSAKKTFYWSTDYPIATYLISFYSSKYVAEYGTFDGISGKNLNLSVFGFPWQKVKLKRILEDHKDFIKVMEKYFGEYPFQKEKYSVVAFLWQMGAMEYQTASGFGSGFIDNYPSNMNIFVHELGHQWFGNSVSPLTWKDIWLNEGFATFAEWLYLEESGKRERQDYLGPALKEEKKPHYFSGPIYAPEEIFSSGVYIKGAWVLRMLRHELGDEQFFKFLKEYYNRYKFSNADTKGLVEIVNEISGRNFNDFFDQWIFSGEGIVSLQAGKMQFEGKNGRYKVSLKLKQVQEEKKTYNMLMDIRFSGDKKSVTKTFRLNEREMVLSIDLDFKPSKFELDPENYSLFRMADD
- a CDS encoding UDP-2,3-diacylglucosamine diphosphatase, giving the protein MIKKSDQIDKNYSKVYFISDLHLGAGGKNQNGKREDLLVDFLRLPESGSALVIAGDLFDYWFEYRQVYQRGFFRTLAALYECSRRGVDIHYLIGNHDFFHRDFFQKELSVNLIEDYLIMKCLDSKLFIAHGDGYVKNDGGYRVLKAVLRNKAVQFLYGLIHPDLGLAIARGTSKGSRHYTGGKDYGKVDGLVAVAEEKIKEGFDFVIFGHSHKRKFEKYDSGAYINLGSWFQQPCYGLLDDKGFTITDLN